The following are encoded together in the Adhaeribacter arboris genome:
- a CDS encoding FecCD family ABC transporter permease, which yields MTKNLIIYFLLLVLLLLILGLGLLVGSFETSLTDVQEAILAYEPTNATHFAIVQLRLPRLILALLVGSSLSFCGYLMQAMVNNPLADPYILGTASGASLGASLSISGILATTWGVIYLPPFFALAGAFGVTVLVIALGYRKGQIIPAQLLLAGIAVSSLLTALVSLFTFLSGSESNIKSILFWSMGDFGRANWNFLLYPATALSLALLLFRFQVKELNALLLGSDRAHALGVHVVRTRWLILITVAVLCGFSVSLAGSVGFVGIIIPHVTRALMGITSKNNLLVCAWLGGVFMIGCDILSRFIYPPAGLPIGIITSFFGVPFFVYLLLKKQYQFS from the coding sequence TTGACGAAGAACTTAATTATTTATTTTTTACTACTGGTACTACTCTTATTAATATTAGGATTGGGCTTGTTAGTGGGCAGCTTTGAAACTTCGCTAACCGATGTGCAAGAAGCTATTTTAGCATATGAACCAACAAATGCCACTCATTTTGCTATTGTGCAATTACGGCTGCCTCGATTAATATTAGCCCTGTTAGTCGGTAGCTCCCTTTCCTTTTGCGGTTATTTAATGCAAGCTATGGTAAACAATCCGTTGGCCGATCCTTATATTTTAGGTACGGCTTCCGGCGCTTCGCTAGGGGCTTCTTTGAGTATTTCCGGTATATTGGCTACTACCTGGGGAGTAATTTATTTACCGCCATTTTTCGCTTTAGCAGGAGCTTTTGGCGTAACGGTTTTAGTAATTGCCTTAGGCTACCGCAAAGGCCAGATTATTCCTGCTCAGTTGCTGTTAGCGGGCATTGCTGTTAGCTCATTACTTACTGCCTTGGTAAGTTTATTTACATTTCTTTCTGGTTCCGAGAGTAACATTAAATCTATTTTATTTTGGTCGATGGGAGATTTTGGGCGGGCTAACTGGAATTTTTTACTATATCCTGCCACAGCTTTAAGTTTAGCTTTGTTGCTGTTCCGGTTTCAGGTGAAAGAACTAAATGCCTTATTATTAGGCTCCGATCGGGCACATGCCTTGGGCGTACATGTAGTACGTACTCGGTGGCTTATCTTAATTACCGTAGCCGTACTTTGTGGATTTTCAGTTTCCTTAGCAGGTTCCGTAGGATTTGTGGGGATTATTATTCCGCATGTTACCCGGGCTTTAATGGGTATTACCTCTAAAAACAACCTTCTGGTGTGTGCCTGGTTAGGCGGCGTGTTTATGATAGGCTGTGATATATTGTCCCGCTTTATATACCCACCGGCTGGTTTACCAATTGGAATTATTACTTCGTTTTTCGGGGTACCTTTTTTCGTATATTTGCTGCTGAAAAAGCAATATCAATTCAGCTGA